From Penaeus vannamei isolate JL-2024 chromosome 37, ASM4276789v1, whole genome shotgun sequence, one genomic window encodes:
- the LOC113823384 gene encoding zinc finger protein 219, whose product MEGKAGGARTEDGRGRGLRWRARPGAPGRRTAGGPTGPGLDLAEDVLRGGTSRAEEELPGKEAVKLKARPDLREWLAREGLRGWLQGRGCVPSSWRSRSSGGRGTFPKRTQTQTKRKACVRAPRPGPRPGPRLTPGRHLSPDGKASFSLSLQFLGAAPGTPLGAEAFFAPAPFQRPYSCPHCPYRANQKSDLKRHLLVHTGARPFACPHCPYRVNYRYDLKKCGPKCEGAALGAPEAGSPKEEGTAGAARERRRPDAKARPQSGRPAEGLDAGPSAPSGTAGDAEGVRPCARERSQAQQLNTPRQFSLPGRARAGRQPASRVDLESRTSRKSKSV is encoded by the exons ATGGAGGGCAAGGCCGGGGGCGCCAGGACGGAGGACGGCCGGGGGCGTGGTCTGAGATGGAGGGCAAGGCCGGGGGCGCCAGGACGGAGGACGGCCGGGGGCCCGACAGGACCAGGGCTGGATCTGGCCGAGGACGTCCTCAGAGGAGGCACTTCGCGGGCTGAGGAGGAGTTGCCTGGAAAAGAGGCTGTGAAGCTGAAGGCGCGGCCTGACCTGCGCGAGTGGCTGGCGAGGGAAGGCCTCCGGGGATGGCTACAAGGACGAGGATGCGTCCCGAGTTCCTGGAGGAGCAGAAGTAGTGGAGGCAGAGGCACATTTCCAAAGcgaacccaaacccaaaccaaaagGAAAGCTTGCGTCCGGGCCCCCCGTCCGGGCCCCCGTCCGGGCCCCCGTCTGACCCCCGGCCGCCACTTGTCGCCCGATGGTAaagcttccttttctctctcgttgcaGTTCCTCGGGGCGGCGCCGGGCACGCCGCTGGGGGCCGAGGCGTTCTTTGCCCCGGCGCCCTTCCAGCGGCCGTACTCGTGCCCCCACTGCCCCTACCGAGCCAACCAAAAGTCCGACCTGAAGCGGCACCTGCTGGTGCACACGGGCGCGCGCCCCTTCGCCTGCCCGCACTGCCCCTACCGCGTCAACTACCGCTACGACCTG aagAAATGTGGACCGAAGTGCGAAGGGGCCGCCCTTGGTGCACCCGAGGCAGGGTCGCCGAAGGAAGAAGGGACGGCCGGtgcagcgagggagaggaggcgaccGGACGCCAAGGCCAGACCCCAGAGCGGGCGCCCGGCGGAAGGCCTCGACGCGGGGCCCTCGGCTCCCTCGGGCACTGCGGGCGACGCCGAGGGAGTCCGCCCCTGCGCCCGCGAGAGGAGCCAGGCCCAGCAGCTCAACACCCCCCGTCAGTTCTCATTGCCTGGACGCGCGCGGGCGGGGCGACAGCCAGCCAGCCGCGTGGATCTCGAGTCTCGTACAAGTCGAAAATCAAAGTCTGTTTAG